Proteins encoded in a region of the Tripterygium wilfordii isolate XIE 37 chromosome 21, ASM1340144v1, whole genome shotgun sequence genome:
- the LOC119987631 gene encoding selenoprotein F yields the protein MGLMDVILRKNYVIPSLVLVILVVSSTVSSREKLSSRECEDLGFTGLALCSDCNTLSEYVKDQELVSDCLKCCTEDSDDSMSKVTYTGAVLEVCMRKLVFYPEIVAFIEEEKDKFPTVKVQYLFNSPPKLIMLDNDGQHKETIRIDNWKREHILQFMREKVKPASAI from the exons atgGGTTTGATGGATGTTATTCTGCGGAAGAATTATGTTATACCGTCGTTAGTTCTTGTGATACTTGTTGTATCTTCAACCGTGTCGTCAAGAGAGAAACTGAGCTCCAGAGAATGTGAGGATCTGGGGTTCACCGGTCTTGCTCTCTGCTCCGACTGCAACACTCTTTCCGAGTATGTTAAGGACCAAG AATTGGTATCTGACTGTTTGAAGTGTTGCACGGAGGATTCTGATGATTCCATGAGCAAG GTTACTTACACCGGTGCGGTACTGGAGGTTTGCATGAGGAAATTGGTTTTTTATCCTGAAATTGTTGCTTTTATTGAAGAGGAGAAGGATAAGTTTCCCACCGTCAAAGTTCAGTATCTTTTCAATTCACCTCCAAAGTTGATTATGTTGGATAATGATGGCCAACATAAGGAAACTATTAG AATTGACAATTGGAAACGCGAGCACATACTGCAGTTCATGCGGGAAAAGGTTAAACCTGCTTCAGCTATCTAA
- the LOC119989314 gene encoding transcription factor bHLH153-like isoform X2 yields the protein MMENKGGPCSVDQGSFTSLSSKRHKGDVSISPKERKEKLSERIVALQQLVSPYGKTDTASVLLEAMDYIRFLHEQVKVLSAPFLQSTPTAKMQEVEQCSLRNRGLCLVPVAYTMGVARSNGADIWAPIKTTSPKSGNSFS from the exons ATGATGGAAAATAAAGGGGGTCCTTGTTCTGTTGATCAAGGCAGCTTTACTTCGCTCTCATCCAAACGACACAAAGGCGATGTGTCGATCTCGCCCAAG GAGAGGAAAGAGAAGCTTAGTGAACGAATAGTGGCTCTACAGCAGCTTGTTTCACCATACGGAAAG ACGGATACGGCATCTGTCCTGCTGGAGGCAATGGATTACATACGTTTCCTTCATGAACAAGTGAAG GTGTTGAGTGCTCCTTTTCTCCAAAGTACACCAACAGCTAAAATGCAG GAAGTTGAGCAATGCAGTTTGAGAAATAGAGGTTTGTGTCTTGTCCCAGTTGCTTATACCATGGGAGTTGCACGCAGCAATGGTGCAGATATCTGGGCTCCTATCAAGACTACGTCTCCAAAGTCTGGGAACTCTTTCTCATGA
- the LOC119989314 gene encoding transcription factor bHLH153-like isoform X1, with amino-acid sequence MQTLIPWKNKEEKMMENKGGPCSVDQGSFTSLSSKRHKGDVSISPKERKEKLSERIVALQQLVSPYGKTDTASVLLEAMDYIRFLHEQVKVLSAPFLQSTPTAKMQEVEQCSLRNRGLCLVPVAYTMGVARSNGADIWAPIKTTSPKSGNSFS; translated from the exons ATGCAGACTTTGATTCCTTG GAAGAATAAGGAGGAGAAGATGATGGAAAATAAAGGGGGTCCTTGTTCTGTTGATCAAGGCAGCTTTACTTCGCTCTCATCCAAACGACACAAAGGCGATGTGTCGATCTCGCCCAAG GAGAGGAAAGAGAAGCTTAGTGAACGAATAGTGGCTCTACAGCAGCTTGTTTCACCATACGGAAAG ACGGATACGGCATCTGTCCTGCTGGAGGCAATGGATTACATACGTTTCCTTCATGAACAAGTGAAG GTGTTGAGTGCTCCTTTTCTCCAAAGTACACCAACAGCTAAAATGCAG GAAGTTGAGCAATGCAGTTTGAGAAATAGAGGTTTGTGTCTTGTCCCAGTTGCTTATACCATGGGAGTTGCACGCAGCAATGGTGCAGATATCTGGGCTCCTATCAAGACTACGTCTCCAAAGTCTGGGAACTCTTTCTCATGA
- the LOC119988501 gene encoding glycine-rich RNA-binding protein 2, mitochondrial-like produces MAFYNKLGSLTRQSASQSGKVSVSHMLNFVRHMSSKLFIGGLSYGTDDRSLKEAFESFGDVVEARVIVDRDSGRSRGFGFVNFSSDDCASSALSAMDGKELNGRNIRVSYAQDNRSSGPRSFRGDGGFGGNSGY; encoded by the exons ATGGCATTTTATAACAAACTTGGGAGTCTCACAAGGCAGAGTGCATCTCAGAGTGGGAAAGTTTCAGTATCACATATGCTTAATTTTGTTCGCCACATGTCATCAAAACTTTTTATTGGAG GACTCTCGTATGGAACTGATGATCGATCTCTTAAGGAGGCATTTGAAAGTTTTGGTGATGTAGTTGAAG CAAGGGTAATTGTTGACAGAGACTCTGGGAGGTCGAGGGGTTTTGGGTTTGTCAACTTCTCAAGCGATGATTGTGCAAGCTCTGCACTGTCAGCCATGGATGGCAAG GAGCTGAATGGTCGGAACATTCGTGTAAGCTATGCCCAAGATAACAGATCAAGTGGCCCCCGTTCATTTCGTGGGGATGGAGGTTTTGGTGGCAATTCTGGATACTAA